From Solibacillus isronensis, the proteins below share one genomic window:
- a CDS encoding cation diffusion facilitator family transporter, whose protein sequence is MGEHHHHHHSHSTNKKVLFISFLIITGFMIVEAIGGVLTNSLALLSDAGHMLSDAVSLGIALMAIIFAQKVANASKTFGYKRIEILAATLNGLTLIVIALFIFYEAIGRFMNPPEVASTGMLIISSIGLAVNILVAWIMMRGADTKDNLNMRGAYLHVISDMIGSIGAIVAALLILFFDWGWADPLASVFVAALVLRSGYHLTKASLHILMEGTPQDVTVEEIIQTIEKYDEITALHDLHIWTITSGLNALSCHVVVNDDLTIKESEQLLDKVEHDLLHQNIQHVTIQVETNTHQHDRSVYCTAKQDISHQHHHHHHH, encoded by the coding sequence ATGGGAGAGCACCATCATCACCATCATTCACATAGTACGAACAAGAAAGTCCTTTTCATATCCTTTTTAATTATTACCGGTTTTATGATTGTCGAAGCGATTGGTGGGGTGCTGACGAACAGTCTTGCGCTGCTGTCTGATGCAGGGCATATGTTAAGTGACGCCGTGTCGCTTGGAATTGCATTAATGGCTATTATTTTTGCACAAAAAGTAGCAAATGCCAGTAAAACATTTGGCTACAAACGTATCGAAATTTTAGCGGCCACACTGAATGGCCTGACATTAATTGTCATCGCCCTGTTTATTTTTTACGAAGCCATTGGGCGATTTATGAATCCTCCTGAAGTTGCTTCAACCGGAATGCTCATCATCAGTAGTATCGGATTGGCGGTTAATATTTTAGTTGCATGGATTATGATGCGCGGGGCAGATACGAAAGATAATTTAAATATGAGAGGCGCGTACTTGCACGTAATCAGCGATATGATCGGTTCAATCGGTGCCATTGTTGCCGCTTTACTTATCCTGTTCTTTGATTGGGGATGGGCGGATCCATTAGCCAGCGTTTTTGTAGCTGCACTTGTGTTACGTAGCGGATATCATTTAACGAAAGCTTCATTGCATATCTTAATGGAAGGTACACCTCAGGATGTAACTGTCGAAGAAATTATTCAAACGATTGAAAAGTATGATGAAATAACAGCGCTTCATGACTTGCACATCTGGACGATCACGAGCGGATTAAATGCCTTGTCTTGCCACGTTGTTGTAAATGACGACTTGACGATTAAAGAAAGCGAGCAACTTTTAGATAAAGTCGAACATGATTTGCTTCATCAAAATATTCAGCATGTGACGATTCAGGTAGAGACAAATACGCATCAGCATGATCGTTCGGTTTATTGTACAGCAAAGCAGGATATAAGCCATCAGCATCACCACCACCATCATCATTAA
- a CDS encoding efflux RND transporter permease subunit — translation MKGLVNFVLKNKLAVWLLTIIIVFSGIYSSTRMKMESIPDISIPFLIVMGVYPGATPEQVMDDLSIPYEKAVESLEDVKAVYSTSSSNVSQVQVEYEYGVDMDEKKRQLEAALDNIELPEGAQEPSIMAISMNMMPVIALSVSSSDEDIVELTSTVEKIILPKLNKIDGVASATVTGQHLEEVAFTYDEEKMAQLGLTEDSVKQMIQASDLAVSLGLYEFEDGEQAVAVDGKFKTEEQLKEMLIPVTPSETNPVPFVKLGDIAEIEKVGKVQSVSRTNGKDAIAIQIVKGQDANTVTVANAVKDLIEEEQEAISGLKIDISLDQGKPIEDSVFTMVEKAVFGGLIAVLIILLFLRDFKSTIISIISIPVSVFMALMALHWLDITLNIMTLGAITVAIGRVIDDSIVVVENIYRRMHLKEEKLQGRALIREATIEMFKPIMSSTLVTIAVFAPLVFVGGMVGELFVPFALTMSFALIASLIVAVTIVPALSHTLFRKKIYGEKSESQHKEVGKLAVTYRNFLEKTLNHKWISSIIAVVLLVGSLALTPLIGFSFMGSQEEKVMYLTYTPGTGELMDKTLGNIEEVEQELLKRKDIDVLQLSVNTETSTDAAAMMTGGGAGGGLIYAIFDPDMDDFPKAKKELEDYIFNVGQSGEWKTQNFAMGMSSNEVSYTLYSEDLDKLNEAVAQVEDVLVDIKGLDEVESNASAPYVENVIKVDQENVLQYGLTTAQILMALQTNTAKEVLTTVESDGADINVVVQREAKSAAADIDELLETPIQTATGQTMTIGDIVKLEEGTTLNSLSRQKGEYFATVSATITDKDISKATSAADEKIADLDLPKGVTTGVGGVAADMTETFTQLGVAMIAAIAIVYFILVVTFGEGLAPFAILFSLPFTVIGSWIGLFATGLTISVSVMMGLLMLIGIVVTNAIVLVDRIIRMEHEGMNMREAILEAGATRLRPILMTAIATIGAMLPMAFGGAGGGLISQDLAVTVIGGLLSSTLLTLIIVPIVYEVLSKMLKKNRKDVKDN, via the coding sequence GTGAAAGGCTTAGTAAATTTCGTATTGAAAAATAAGCTTGCCGTATGGTTACTAACAATCATAATCGTGTTTTCCGGTATTTATTCATCCACACGTATGAAAATGGAATCGATTCCAGATATTTCGATCCCGTTCTTAATCGTGATGGGTGTTTATCCTGGTGCAACACCCGAGCAAGTAATGGATGATCTTTCAATTCCTTATGAAAAGGCAGTTGAAAGTCTGGAAGATGTAAAGGCTGTATATTCTACATCTTCATCAAATGTTTCACAAGTTCAAGTGGAATATGAATATGGCGTGGATATGGATGAAAAGAAACGTCAGTTAGAAGCTGCTTTAGATAATATTGAGCTTCCTGAAGGTGCACAAGAACCTTCAATCATGGCAATCAGTATGAACATGATGCCTGTCATTGCATTATCAGTAAGTAGTTCGGATGAAGATATTGTTGAACTGACGTCGACAGTAGAGAAAATAATTTTGCCGAAACTAAACAAAATTGACGGTGTTGCATCTGCGACAGTTACAGGTCAACATCTTGAAGAAGTTGCCTTCACATATGATGAAGAAAAGATGGCACAATTAGGTCTAACAGAAGACTCTGTTAAGCAAATGATTCAGGCAAGTGACCTTGCAGTCTCGTTAGGATTATACGAGTTTGAAGATGGCGAGCAAGCTGTTGCAGTTGACGGCAAGTTCAAAACAGAAGAGCAGTTAAAAGAAATGCTGATTCCTGTTACGCCTTCTGAAACCAACCCGGTTCCTTTCGTGAAACTAGGGGATATTGCTGAAATCGAAAAAGTAGGTAAAGTGCAGTCTGTATCTCGAACGAATGGTAAAGATGCGATTGCAATCCAAATCGTAAAAGGTCAGGATGCCAATACGGTTACTGTAGCAAATGCAGTAAAAGATTTAATTGAAGAAGAGCAGGAAGCCATTTCTGGTCTTAAAATCGATATTTCTTTAGACCAAGGGAAACCAATTGAAGATTCTGTCTTTACAATGGTTGAAAAAGCGGTGTTTGGTGGTTTAATCGCAGTATTGATTATCCTATTATTCCTACGTGACTTTAAATCAACAATCATCTCAATCATCTCCATTCCGGTGTCAGTATTCATGGCATTAATGGCATTGCATTGGTTGGATATTACATTGAATATTATGACGCTTGGAGCGATTACTGTTGCGATCGGACGGGTAATTGATGACTCGATTGTAGTAGTAGAAAATATTTATCGTCGTATGCACTTGAAAGAAGAGAAATTACAAGGCCGTGCGTTAATTCGTGAAGCAACAATTGAAATGTTCAAGCCGATCATGTCTTCAACATTAGTAACAATTGCTGTATTCGCACCACTTGTATTTGTAGGCGGTATGGTAGGGGAATTATTCGTACCATTCGCATTAACAATGTCATTTGCATTAATCGCATCATTAATCGTAGCGGTTACAATCGTACCAGCACTTTCACATACATTATTCCGTAAGAAAATTTACGGTGAAAAGTCTGAAAGTCAGCATAAAGAAGTTGGTAAGCTTGCAGTAACATACCGTAATTTCTTGGAAAAAACATTAAACCATAAATGGATTTCATCGATTATTGCGGTAGTTCTATTAGTAGGTTCACTAGCGTTAACACCATTAATCGGATTTAGTTTCATGGGCTCTCAAGAAGAGAAAGTGATGTACTTAACATACACACCAGGTACTGGCGAATTAATGGATAAAACACTGGGAAATATTGAAGAAGTAGAACAGGAATTACTGAAGCGTAAAGATATCGATGTTTTACAATTATCGGTGAACACAGAAACTTCTACTGATGCTGCTGCAATGATGACTGGCGGCGGTGCAGGCGGTGGTTTAATCTATGCGATTTTCGATCCGGACATGGATGATTTCCCGAAAGCGAAAAAAGAACTAGAAGACTATATCTTTAATGTTGGCCAATCAGGCGAATGGAAAACACAAAACTTCGCGATGGGTATGTCATCGAATGAAGTTAGCTATACACTATACAGTGAAGATTTAGATAAGTTAAACGAAGCAGTTGCTCAAGTTGAAGATGTTCTAGTGGACATTAAAGGACTTGATGAAGTTGAATCAAATGCTTCAGCACCGTATGTAGAAAATGTAATTAAAGTAGATCAGGAAAATGTATTACAATACGGCCTGACTACTGCCCAAATTTTAATGGCTTTACAAACAAATACAGCAAAAGAAGTACTGACAACTGTTGAAAGTGACGGCGCTGATATTAATGTAGTTGTTCAACGTGAAGCAAAATCTGCGGCAGCGGATATTGATGAATTATTGGAAACACCGATTCAAACGGCAACTGGTCAGACAATGACAATTGGTGACATTGTTAAACTTGAAGAAGGCACAACTTTAAATTCATTATCTCGTCAAAAAGGTGAATACTTTGCGACAGTATCGGCAACGATTACAGACAAAGATATTTCAAAAGCAACATCTGCAGCAGATGAAAAAATTGCTGATTTAGATTTACCGAAAGGCGTTACGACTGGTGTAGGTGGTGTTGCAGCAGATATGACTGAAACATTTACTCAACTAGGTGTTGCGATGATTGCAGCGATTGCAATTGTTTACTTCATATTGGTAGTAACATTCGGTGAAGGTTTAGCACCATTTGCGATTTTATTCTCATTACCATTTACTGTTATCGGTTCATGGATTGGATTATTCGCAACAGGTCTTACAATTTCAGTTTCAGTTATGATGGGATTACTGATGTTAATCGGTATCGTAGTCACAAACGCAATCGTACTTGTTGACCGTATTATCCGTATGGAACATGAAGGTATGAACATGCGTGAAGCGATACTGGAAGCCGGAGCAACTCGTTTACGTCCGATCTTAATGACGGCGATTGCAACAATTGGTGCTATGTTACCAATGGCATTCGGTGGAGCTGGCGGCGGTCTGATTTCTCAAGACTTAGCTGTAACAGTAATTGGTGGTTTATTATCATCAACATTATTAACATTGATCATCGTACCGATTGTATATGAAGTATTATCAAAAATGCTGAAGAAAAATCGTAAAGATGTAAAAGACAATTAA
- a CDS encoding GNAT family N-acetyltransferase, which yields MEFKRMVAADLATCAATFRKVFNAEPWNDNWNDDSAFQYLSDYYHTPNFLGVIAIEHDELLGFIMGVQRKWYSGDEYFIHEMCVDQTLQNKGIGKAMLNYLVIQLKEKSVESMTLLTNRNIPAEQFYKNNGFEEIERLVFLYKEIK from the coding sequence GTGGAGTTTAAAAGAATGGTAGCAGCTGATTTAGCAACATGCGCAGCAACATTTAGAAAAGTATTTAATGCAGAGCCATGGAATGATAACTGGAATGATGATAGTGCATTTCAGTATTTATCCGATTACTACCATACTCCGAACTTTCTAGGCGTAATTGCTATTGAACATGATGAACTGCTTGGCTTTATAATGGGTGTGCAGCGGAAATGGTATAGTGGCGATGAATATTTCATCCATGAAATGTGCGTCGATCAGACATTGCAAAATAAAGGTATTGGTAAAGCGATGCTGAACTATTTAGTAATCCAGCTGAAAGAGAAATCAGTAGAATCGATGACACTGCTCACAAACCGAAATATACCGGCTGAACAATTTTATAAAAATAATGGTTTTGAAGAAATTGAACGACTCGTCTTTTTATACAAGGAGATAAAATAG
- a CDS encoding succinate CoA transferase, translating to MGKDLSQFIRNEAFLNKVVSAEEAASWIEDGMNLGMSGFTLFGEPKEFPLALSKRGEQENFKVNLYTGASLGPTADQSMAEAGIINLRVPYQGNAIMRGKINNGEIFYIDQHLSHTAEEVRKGSLGKIDYAIIEAAAITEDGLVIPTGSVGNSPIFVEKAENVIIEINTTAPKAYEGLHDIYVQKAQGERKEIPIYNTGDRIGEIGIKVDPAKVKGIVLSEQPDIPSPLFEPNEETQKIADNLLAFLANEVEVGNLPESLAPLQSGVGSVANAVLNGMQKSQFKDLEVFSEVLQDGVFDLIDAGIVKFAAGTAFSLSKKRVDSLAEDLEKYKDKIMFRPQEISNNPEVIRRLGVISFNTAIEVDIYGNVNSTHVNGTKIMNGIGGSGDFARNARITIFVTSSLAKNGAISTIVPFVSHIDHTEHDVDVIVTEQGYADLRGLPPVKRAEKLIEIAHPKYKEQLRAYFEEAKEKVGGQTPHILEKAFSFHNNLKENGTMLFEDDKIKH from the coding sequence ATGGGAAAAGATTTAAGTCAATTCATCAGAAATGAAGCGTTTTTAAACAAAGTTGTATCAGCGGAGGAAGCTGCGTCTTGGATTGAAGACGGCATGAATCTGGGTATGAGTGGTTTTACGCTTTTCGGAGAGCCAAAAGAATTTCCGCTTGCACTTTCTAAACGAGGAGAGCAAGAAAATTTCAAAGTAAATCTTTATACTGGTGCATCTTTAGGGCCAACTGCTGACCAATCAATGGCAGAAGCAGGAATCATCAACTTACGTGTACCTTATCAAGGAAATGCAATTATGCGCGGTAAAATCAATAACGGAGAAATTTTCTATATTGATCAGCATTTATCACATACAGCGGAAGAAGTTCGTAAAGGTTCCCTTGGTAAAATTGACTATGCAATCATTGAAGCAGCAGCAATTACAGAAGACGGCCTAGTAATTCCAACAGGTTCTGTAGGGAACTCACCGATCTTTGTAGAAAAAGCTGAAAATGTCATTATCGAAATTAATACAACTGCCCCAAAAGCATATGAAGGGCTTCATGATATTTATGTTCAGAAAGCACAAGGCGAGCGTAAAGAAATTCCTATCTATAACACAGGGGATCGAATTGGTGAAATCGGAATTAAAGTAGACCCTGCAAAAGTAAAAGGAATTGTTTTATCGGAGCAGCCGGATATCCCTTCACCATTATTCGAGCCAAACGAAGAAACACAGAAGATTGCCGATAATTTATTAGCATTCCTGGCAAATGAAGTGGAAGTAGGGAATTTACCTGAATCATTAGCACCGCTACAATCAGGCGTTGGTTCGGTAGCAAATGCCGTATTAAACGGCATGCAAAAGTCTCAATTTAAAGATCTTGAAGTATTCTCGGAAGTACTGCAGGATGGTGTGTTTGACCTGATTGATGCGGGTATCGTTAAATTCGCGGCAGGTACAGCATTCTCGCTTTCCAAAAAGCGCGTGGACTCACTAGCGGAAGACTTGGAAAAGTACAAAGATAAAATTATGTTCCGACCACAGGAAATTTCGAATAACCCGGAAGTAATTCGTCGTTTAGGTGTTATTTCGTTTAACACAGCAATTGAAGTCGACATTTACGGTAACGTCAACTCAACACATGTTAACGGCACAAAGATTATGAACGGTATTGGCGGTTCTGGTGACTTTGCACGTAATGCGCGCATTACAATTTTCGTAACATCTTCATTAGCGAAAAACGGTGCTATTTCAACAATCGTTCCGTTCGTTTCACATATCGACCATACAGAACATGATGTCGATGTCATCGTAACGGAGCAAGGCTATGCGGACCTTCGTGGACTTCCACCAGTGAAGCGAGCAGAGAAATTGATTGAAATTGCACACCCGAAATATAAAGAACAGTTACGTGCTTATTTCGAAGAGGCAAAAGAAAAAGTAGGCGGCCAAACACCGCATATCCTTGAAAAAGCATTCTCATTCCATAACAATTTAAAAGAGAATGGGACAATGTTATTTGAAGACGACAAAATTAAACACTAA
- a CDS encoding NADPH-dependent FMN reductase, with the protein MKVVAIVGSIRKESYNLKIAKYIQGRYADQFNLEILDLAPLPMYNQDIEMEAPEAVRNFKAKVKEADAVLWITPEYNATIPGVLGNAIDWLSRVDKVMNGKPSIIMGSSMGMLGSVKAQMHLRDILFAIGLNSPVLPGNEVYIGAVHEKIDAQGQLTDEVTIAFLDGVIANFLEWMRQF; encoded by the coding sequence ATGAAAGTTGTAGCAATTGTAGGAAGTATCCGCAAAGAATCATATAATCTAAAAATCGCAAAATATATTCAGGGCCGTTATGCAGATCAATTCAACTTGGAAATTCTCGACCTTGCACCTCTACCAATGTACAACCAGGATATCGAAATGGAAGCTCCCGAAGCTGTACGTAATTTTAAGGCAAAAGTAAAAGAAGCAGATGCAGTTCTTTGGATAACACCTGAATACAACGCAACAATACCCGGTGTTCTGGGAAATGCAATTGACTGGCTAAGCCGTGTGGACAAGGTAATGAACGGCAAACCATCTATAATCATGGGGTCATCAATGGGAATGTTAGGTTCTGTCAAAGCTCAAATGCATTTACGCGATATTTTATTTGCAATCGGCTTAAATTCACCGGTTTTACCTGGTAATGAAGTGTATATTGGGGCCGTTCATGAAAAAATCGATGCGCAAGGACAGCTGACAGATGAAGTGACAATCGCATTTTTAGATGGCGTCATTGCAAACTTCCTGGAATGGATGAGACAGTTTTAA
- a CDS encoding TetR/AcrR family transcriptional regulator encodes MIKMKKMDPRTIRTKEMLKRAVFKLLNEGVMLNQLSVQKVTKQATLNRTTFYLHYEDINHLLDDLTKEIFNEVTEKITDLNHIHLLNEKEHLVELLNYLASQKHALRLLFQFEQFEKMLFQLMKQLIDTRRLNSDRVTSNSLVDSHIKAASIVGVISWWLKGGGHFTAGYIADQIHLMYRR; translated from the coding sequence ATGATAAAAATGAAGAAAATGGATCCTCGTACAATTCGTACGAAAGAAATGTTGAAGAGAGCGGTATTTAAACTTTTAAACGAAGGGGTTATGCTTAACCAGTTATCTGTACAAAAAGTAACAAAGCAAGCTACGTTAAATCGTACAACATTTTATTTGCACTATGAAGATATTAATCATTTGCTGGATGATTTAACAAAGGAGATTTTTAATGAAGTAACAGAAAAAATAACAGATTTAAACCATATTCATTTGTTAAATGAAAAGGAACATTTAGTTGAGCTGCTCAATTATTTAGCCTCACAAAAACATGCTCTACGATTACTTTTCCAGTTTGAACAATTTGAGAAAATGCTATTTCAATTGATGAAGCAATTAATTGATACAAGAAGGCTGAACAGTGACCGGGTTACATCGAATTCCCTTGTTGACAGCCATATAAAAGCAGCTTCCATTGTTGGCGTGATTTCTTGGTGGTTGAAAGGAGGCGGGCATTTTACTGCTGGATATATTGCAGATCAAATTCATCTCATGTACAGAAGATAG
- a CDS encoding M14 family zinc carboxypeptidase, whose protein sequence is MKKLLLLSLVVAAIFSFNASSAKATSDTIGLGKYPVQVVAKKNTELKDEQGKFIKTVAKGDKLLLQAIKGKSGVIKYSSKSAYIPLTDVHYIQLVDGAKTIPYDEMAAKLKLVSAMYPSLTKLQEIGKSVEGRPLYSLKVGSGKKEVLMDASFHGREHMTTNVLMEMIDSYVKAYVNGTKIEKYDVKKLLSEVSIVFVPMVNPDGVTLAQGGKVKTSITKLKAMNNNSTNFNRWKANINGVDLNRQFNVNWHLIKKTKPSFKEYKGKAPNTEPEALAIKRLIDRGNHLAYVSYHSSGQIIYWSQAKSKFSRTKKLVKGVSNITGYKLMPVTKKNEPIAASEDYFTKVKDRPAMTVEIAPFAGEASVPLKRWNNVWKQNKTIGLYVANEARNW, encoded by the coding sequence ATGAAGAAATTATTGTTGTTAAGTCTAGTAGTTGCAGCGATTTTCAGTTTCAATGCGAGTTCTGCCAAAGCAACTTCAGACACAATCGGACTTGGCAAATACCCTGTGCAAGTAGTTGCGAAGAAGAATACGGAATTAAAAGATGAACAGGGTAAGTTCATCAAAACTGTAGCAAAAGGAGACAAGCTATTACTGCAGGCGATAAAAGGGAAGTCTGGAGTAATTAAATATTCTTCTAAATCAGCTTACATTCCTTTAACCGATGTTCATTATATCCAATTAGTCGATGGTGCGAAAACAATTCCCTATGACGAAATGGCAGCAAAGCTAAAGCTTGTTTCAGCAATGTATCCGTCACTGACGAAATTGCAGGAAATCGGAAAATCGGTTGAGGGACGGCCATTATATTCATTGAAAGTTGGCTCGGGTAAAAAGGAAGTATTAATGGATGCGTCTTTTCACGGACGTGAACATATGACGACAAATGTTTTGATGGAAATGATTGATTCGTATGTTAAGGCTTATGTAAACGGAACGAAAATCGAAAAATACGATGTAAAGAAACTATTAAGTGAAGTGAGCATCGTATTTGTGCCAATGGTGAATCCGGACGGAGTAACACTTGCACAAGGCGGCAAAGTAAAAACATCGATAACAAAACTGAAAGCGATGAACAATAACAGCACCAATTTCAATCGTTGGAAAGCAAACATTAACGGTGTCGATTTGAACCGTCAATTTAATGTAAACTGGCATTTAATTAAAAAGACAAAACCTTCCTTCAAAGAATATAAAGGTAAAGCGCCAAATACAGAACCGGAAGCGCTCGCAATTAAACGACTAATCGATCGCGGCAATCATTTAGCGTATGTCTCTTATCATTCTTCCGGTCAGATTATATATTGGAGCCAAGCGAAATCAAAATTCAGCCGAACGAAAAAGTTGGTAAAAGGGGTATCAAACATTACCGGTTATAAATTGATGCCTGTAACCAAAAAAAATGAACCGATTGCAGCATCTGAAGATTACTTTACAAAAGTAAAAGACCGCCCTGCGATGACGGTCGAAATCGCACCATTTGCAGGGGAAGCATCAGTACCGTTAAAACGTTGGAATAATGTTTGGAAGCAAAATAAAACAATCGGACTGTACGTAGCCAATGAAGCGCGAAATTGGTAA
- a CDS encoding ArsR/SmtB family transcription factor has product MTMEKRTQHELDEETLFVVSQTFKALSDPTRIRILNMLCCEEHSVNDIAEKLDLNQSAVSHQLRFLKNLRLVKFRREGTTLYYTSADDHVINLLHQAIDHAHH; this is encoded by the coding sequence ATGACAATGGAAAAAAGAACCCAACATGAATTGGATGAAGAAACATTGTTTGTCGTGTCGCAAACGTTCAAAGCGTTAAGCGATCCAACACGTATCCGTATTTTAAACATGTTATGCTGTGAAGAACATTCGGTAAATGACATTGCGGAAAAGCTTGATTTAAATCAGTCGGCGGTTTCTCACCAATTGCGTTTTTTGAAGAACTTGCGTTTAGTAAAGTTCAGGCGTGAAGGGACGACATTGTACTATACAAGCGCAGATGACCATGTTATCAACTTGCTTCATCAGGCAATTGATCATGCCCATCATTAA
- a CDS encoding MDR family MFS transporter, which translates to MQNDLSEQTRKILLIVMIAGCFFSTLNQTLLNVALSDLMTTFSVAPTTIQWLATGFMLVNGILVPITAFLMKRFSTRQLFISAMLFLLAGSVVAACAMNFSMLLTGRMIQAVGAGIILPLMMTVIVYLFPEERRGAIMGRVGFAIIFAPAIAPTLAGFIIDYLSWRWLFISLIPFIVIIIGLAYKYLMNVNEGAKSKIDLISLLYSTFGFGFLLFGFSSAGSRGWDDGVILTTIGAGLIIIFLFCQRQLSSQDPLLNLSVFRYKMYSMTTIINVAITIIMYADLILLPMYLQDGRGFSALDAGLLLLPGAIINALLSPVTGKLFDKYGAKPLFIFGLLLIAISMWLVIDLSSTTTYVYILVRTIILRIGLAFITMPLNTAALNAIPRELASHGSAVNNTIRQLAGAIGTAVIVTVYSLQLTDSSVRANESYANAASSTYFYMFILTIIAFIIVLFVPKHKRKIPTQ; encoded by the coding sequence ATGCAAAACGATTTATCTGAACAAACAAGAAAAATATTGCTGATTGTCATGATTGCTGGCTGTTTCTTCTCCACTTTAAATCAGACGTTACTCAATGTTGCATTAAGTGATTTAATGACCACCTTTTCAGTTGCGCCTACGACAATCCAATGGCTGGCAACCGGATTTATGCTCGTGAACGGAATTTTAGTTCCAATTACTGCTTTTTTAATGAAGCGATTTTCAACACGTCAACTGTTTATTAGTGCGATGCTATTTTTATTAGCTGGTTCTGTTGTCGCAGCATGTGCCATGAACTTCAGCATGCTTTTAACAGGGCGTATGATTCAGGCTGTAGGTGCCGGCATTATTTTACCTTTAATGATGACCGTAATCGTCTACTTGTTCCCTGAAGAAAGACGGGGCGCGATTATGGGACGAGTGGGATTTGCAATTATATTTGCACCTGCCATTGCTCCGACGCTTGCCGGATTTATTATTGATTATTTATCATGGCGCTGGCTGTTTATCAGTTTAATTCCTTTCATCGTTATTATTATTGGCTTAGCGTATAAATACTTGATGAATGTAAATGAAGGCGCAAAATCAAAAATCGACTTGATCAGCTTACTTTACTCAACCTTCGGCTTTGGTTTCTTGTTGTTCGGCTTTAGTAGTGCCGGAAGTCGCGGATGGGATGATGGGGTTATTTTAACAACGATTGGTGCGGGATTGATCATTATCTTTCTGTTTTGCCAACGTCAACTGTCTTCACAGGATCCTTTACTGAATTTATCGGTATTCCGTTATAAAATGTATTCCATGACGACAATTATTAATGTCGCAATTACGATCATCATGTATGCAGACTTGATTTTACTTCCGATGTATTTACAGGATGGGCGAGGATTTTCCGCATTGGATGCAGGGTTGCTGCTGCTTCCCGGTGCGATTATTAATGCACTATTGTCACCAGTTACAGGAAAACTTTTTGATAAATATGGTGCGAAACCATTATTTATTTTCGGGTTACTATTAATCGCGATTTCAATGTGGCTTGTTATTGACCTATCTTCAACAACTACGTATGTATATATTTTAGTACGTACTATTATTTTGCGGATCGGGTTAGCGTTCATTACAATGCCTTTAAATACAGCTGCGCTTAATGCGATTCCGAGAGAACTGGCATCACACGGGTCTGCAGTGAATAATACAATTAGGCAACTCGCAGGGGCAATCGGAACAGCTGTTATCGTAACTGTATATTCTCTGCAGTTAACTGACTCTTCCGTACGGGCAAATGAAAGTTATGCAAATGCGGCAAGCTCAACGTATTTCTATATGTTCATATTAACGATCATCGCCTTTATCATCGTACTTTTCGTTCCAAAGCATAAAAGAAAAATACCAACTCAATAA
- a CDS encoding YfiT family bacillithiol transferase: protein MDVRFPIGPLQVPEQVTLDNVKEWLQQTESFTTRLREVVDSLNEEQLNKTYREGAWNVRQLVHHIADSQLNMYQRLKLALTDDNPTVPGFNEEKWAVLPDNDLPVESSIKMLEGINERIVSLGQHLTEDQLKREFTHETNGPVTVAAKVAKLAWHEEHHFAHIKIALEN from the coding sequence ATGGATGTAAGATTTCCAATTGGTCCATTGCAAGTACCTGAACAGGTGACACTTGACAATGTAAAGGAATGGTTACAACAAACGGAATCATTTACGACACGTTTAAGAGAAGTTGTCGATTCATTAAATGAAGAGCAGTTAAATAAAACTTACCGTGAAGGTGCATGGAATGTTCGTCAGCTTGTACACCATATTGCCGATTCACAGCTGAACATGTATCAGCGGCTGAAGCTGGCGCTAACGGACGACAATCCGACAGTACCGGGGTTTAATGAAGAAAAGTGGGCAGTTCTGCCAGACAATGACTTACCTGTAGAAAGCTCGATTAAAATGCTTGAAGGTATTAACGAGCGCATCGTTTCGTTAGGGCAACATTTAACTGAAGACCAGTTGAAGCGGGAATTTACCCATGAAACAAACGGGCCGGTCACAGTTGCCGCAAAAGTTGCAAAATTGGCATGGCATGAGGAGCATCATTTCGCTCATATTAAAATAGCGCTTGAAAATTAA